GCGCGGTGGTGCTCATCGACGAGGCGCACATGCTGCGCTCGCCGGAGACGCTCGAGGAGGTGAGGGGGCTCTTGAACCTCGAGCTCGCCGACTCCAAGCTCCTCTCCATCGTCATGTTCGGAATGCCGGAGCTCGACCAGCGCCTCTCGTCCGAGCCTGCTCTCAAGCAGCGCATGGCGGTCCGGTTTCCGCTCAAGAACTTCACGCCCGATGTGCTCGCGGACTACGTCAGGTTCCGCACCTTTCACGCCGGCTCCAACAGGCAGATATTCTCGGGGGGCGCGATCGAGGCGATCTTCGATTTCACCAGGGGCAATCCGAGGCTCGTGAACGTCGTCAGCGACAACGCCCTCTTCGAGGGCTACGTTCGCCGCGCCGGGCTGCCGCTGGGGCGAGAGATCGTGCAGGGAGTGGCCGCGGACCTTGGCCTTCCCCCGCTCGATCCGACCGACGAGCCTGCCGAGAGAAGATGATCAGATCTGATCGACCACTGCGAAATCCGAATCGGTGCGCATGCGGACGAAGACGAAGGACGGTATCCCGCCTCCCCTGGGGACGTCGGGGTGTATGAGGACCTGCACCGGCTCCATGGCGGGGTAATCGTCGTCGCTCACCCCCGCGCCGTCGGGGATGTCGTAGTAATACATCGACAAGGCGAGGGACAGCTGCTGCCACTGATCGGAGTTGGGCGAGTAGAACGCGAATGCGCCTGTGGTGTTGTCCTCCATGTCGCCGTTGAAGATGCCGCCCGCCGTGATCACCGCCTGGTCGTACGCGGTGAGATCATCGTCGCCCAGGAAGATGCGCCTCTCCGCGTCGAGGAAGACCGCGTGATTCGGATCCGAGGGCGAGGCGGGCGCGAACTGCCCATCCGCAAAGATGACGGCATCGTAGTAGGAGGCGGGAGGGGCGGAATCGTACTCATCCGGGTCCGCCTTGAACAGCTCCACCTTGTCGCGGTTGTTCGTGAACCATATCCGGTTTCTGATCACCGAGCCCAGCGCCTGGGCGGTCGGGCTTTCGCTGGCCTCCGTGACGAGCCCCGAGCCCTCGTCGACCTGCGCCTCGCCTGCGATCTCACCGCCGGCCTCCGCCACGAGTATCTGTATCAGCGACTGCGGCGGGACCGTCACCTCGTAGGTCAGCCCCAGGGCCTCCCCGTCCGCGGCGCATGTGATTCCGGTCACCCCGGGCGCGGTCGGGATTATCCTCACTCCGCTCCCTGCCGCTTCAGTCGAAAAGCCGGGCCTTGGCACTATGCGCACGATGTCCTTGTCCGACACGCAGGTCAGGGTCGCCCCCGAGAAGTCCCTCGGGTCGCCGCTCGCCTCTGTTATGATTATCTCGTCGCGGCCGTCCGCCACGCCGCCGACAGCCAAGAGCAGCTTTGCCGCGGGGTCTGCCACCCTGCTGGGGAGCACCGATTGTCGCTCATCTTCGCTTTCCCCGCCGCCGCCGAAAAGGCCCATGATTCCGGAAAAGGGGTTGTAGCAGCCAGCTATGAAGAGGGCCGCGAGGAGGAGAGAGGCTGCGCGCATTTTGAACATCTTCTCCATTGTATTGATTTTCCCCTTTTATATCAAGGTATTTACGTTGACCGCCGGTTTTTCATCTGGTAATCGTCTCCATCGTAATGTGCAGCTCACCAAGAAAATTCCAGGCTATCAAGGGGATGGCCGACATCCTGCCGCCGGACTCCGCCCTCTGGCAGCGGGTCGAGGCGACCGCCAGGCGGGTCTTTGCCAACTACGGCTACGACGAGATCCGCACGCCGATCGCGGAGCCGACCGAGCTCTTCCGCCGCGGCGTGGGCGAGAGCACCTCGATCGTGGAGAAGGAGATGTACTCGTTCGAGGACCAGGGGGGCGACTCGATCGCGCTCAGGCCCGAGGGGACCGCATCGGTGGTGCGCGCGTATATAGAATCGGGCGTCGCCGCCTCGGACCCTGTGGCATCCTACTACTACATGGGCCCCATGTTCCGCAGGGAGCGGCCCCAGAAGGGGCGCCAGAGGCAGTTTCATCAGATCGGCGTCGAGCTCTTCGGGGTGGCGGGACCCCTTGCGGACGCGGAAGTTATCGCCATGTTCGACCACTTCCTCCGGGAGCTGGACGCCCCATCGATAACGCTGGAGATCAACTCGCTCGGCTGCCCGGCCTGCAGGCCGTCGTTCGACAGGGCGCTGCTCGATTATCTGCACAGGCACAAGGGATCGCTCTGCGCCGACTGCAACCGCAGGATCGAGCGGAACCCCATGCGCGCCCTCGACTGCAAAAACGAGGGGTGCAGGCACCTGATCGACAAGGCCCCGGTCATTTCGGAGTTCTGGTGCGGCGATTGCATCGCCCACTTCGACGCGGTCAAGCGCGAGC
Above is a genomic segment from Pseudomonadota bacterium containing:
- a CDS encoding AAA family ATPase translates to MDHLAYYDLKEEPFSIVPLTNFYYHNEQHDQAFMRLRRSVEGMKGLAVLVGDVGTGKTLLARRLLESLPEEQYEAALLVVLHSTVTGSWLIKRVAQQMGVADTESDKAELIGRLYERLNEISEEGRRAVVLIDEAHMLRSPETLEEVRGLLNLELADSKLLSIVMFGMPELDQRLSSEPALKQRMAVRFPLKNFTPDVLADYVRFRTFHAGSNRQIFSGGAIEAIFDFTRGNPRLVNVVSDNALFEGYVRRAGLPLGREIVQGVAADLGLPPLDPTDEPAERR
- a CDS encoding histidine--tRNA ligase, producing the protein MCSSPRKFQAIKGMADILPPDSALWQRVEATARRVFANYGYDEIRTPIAEPTELFRRGVGESTSIVEKEMYSFEDQGGDSIALRPEGTASVVRAYIESGVAASDPVASYYYMGPMFRRERPQKGRQRQFHQIGVELFGVAGPLADAEVIAMFDHFLRELDAPSITLEINSLGCPACRPSFDRALLDYLHRHKGSLCADCNRRIERNPMRALDCKNEGCRHLIDKAPVISEFWCGDCIAHFDAVKRELGLLAIEYRQNPRIVRGLDYYMRTAFEFTTDRLGAQNAVAAGGRYDGLVRALGGPDVAGVGCALGIERLILLLKQHGEEVKSPPVFFAMLGESAREAMLPVIQALRAAGVRVEWDYSARSLKSQMRRADRKGARAVVIVGDDEVAKGEVSVKEMATGEQRAVKLADLTRHFVKVEA